In Diabrotica undecimpunctata isolate CICGRU chromosome 4, icDiaUnde3, whole genome shotgun sequence, a single genomic region encodes these proteins:
- the LOC140438656 gene encoding uncharacterized protein has product MNKREIPAEFLPNKKREEKTSIFGFQEDMTLVSYCPKRNKSVILVSSMHHNNAIDPKTGDSKKPDIVTRYNKTKIGVDCVDKLCVNYNVARNTCRWPMVIFFDLLNISGINALCVYKEIIPLKPKSREVSLLSNLLGN; this is encoded by the coding sequence ATGAATAAGCGTGAGATCCCCGCTGAGTTCTTGCCtaataaaaaaagagaagagaaaaccTCTATCTTTGGTTTTCAGGAGGATATGACGTTGGTGTCCTATTGTCCCAAAAGAAACAAGTCTGTTATTTTGGTATCTTCAATGCACCACAATAATGCCATTGATCCAAAAACAGGGGATTCCAAAAAACCTGATATCGTCACCcgatataataaaactaaaattggtGTAGATTGTGTCGATAAGTTATGTGTAAACTACAATGTTGCAAGAAACACGTGTCGTTGGCCAATGGTAATATTTTTCGATCTTTTGAATATATCGGGTATAAACGCTCTTTGCGTATATAAAGAAATCATCCCTTTGAAACCAAAGTCAAGAGAAGTGAGTTTATTGAGCAATTTGCTTGGGAATTGA